The following is a genomic window from Chryseobacterium ginsenosidimutans.
GGTATGATATTTTCAATCCAACAGAAGTTGTTCCTGAACACGTCTGCGACATCGGAACGAAAAAAGGTGAAAAAGTAGATTATGTCATCAAAAATAATGACGAACCCATTTTTATCATCGAATGCAAACACTGGAAAGAAAGTGCAGACGCTCATAATTCTCAGCTTCACAGATATTATCATGTTTCGAAAACGAGATTCGGCGTTCTCACCAACGGAATTGTGTATAACTTCTATACAGATCTTGAGAAACCGAATATTATGGATGAAAAGCCTTTTTTCACGATCAATATTGAAGATTTAAAAGACAGTTCTATTAAAATCCTTGAAAGCTTTACTAAGAAAGATTACAATCTGGAAAGTATTCTGGATTCTGCAGAAGCCTTAAAATATATCAAAGCCATAAGAAAAGAATTTGAAAAAGAAATCGAAAACCCGTCTGATGAACTGGTAAAACTTTTGGTCAACCGATTTTTTGAAAAACCTATTACCTCAAACAGAATGGTTTCTTTTAAAGAATATGCGAAGAAAGCACTAACAACTTCTATTAATGAATCCATTAGTTTCAGGTTAAAATCTGCTTTAAGCATCAATGAGCAAATTGAAAAACGGGAAGACGATATAAAAACCTCACAACCAATTGATGAAAACAATGATTCTAAAATCGTTACCACGGAAGAAGAATTGGAAGGATTCCAGATTGTAAAAGCGATTCTAAGAGAAAAA
Proteins encoded in this region:
- a CDS encoding type I restriction endonuclease, which gives rise to MDLKIKLEQLHQKVIGLKEQIGTEEATKNAFVMPFIQILGYDIFNPTEVVPEHVCDIGTKKGEKVDYVIKNNDEPIFIIECKHWKESADAHNSQLHRYYHVSKTRFGVLTNGIVYNFYTDLEKPNIMDEKPFFTINIEDLKDSSIKILESFTKKDYNLESILDSAEALKYIKAIRKEFEKEIENPSDELVKLLVNRFFEKPITSNRMVSFKEYAKKALTTSINESISFRLKSALSINEQIEKREDDIKTSQPIDENNDSKIVTTEEELEGFQIVKAILREKIPSSRIAYRDTLSYFGILLDDNNRKPLCRLHFNTANKYLETFHNGKESGEKVLLNSLDDIYTFRNQLHQTLENYN